Sequence from the Actinocatenispora sera genome:
CGCTGGTGGAGTTCTGCAGTACCGAGACGAGGAAGACCGAGGTCTCGAACCCCTCGCGGAGCACGGCGAGGAACGCCATCGCGACCAGCGCGCCCGCCGACCCGCGGGCCAGGGCGTCCGACGCCGCGCCCTCGAGGTCGCGCTTCATGTACCGGGCGTGCTTGGACATCCAGAGGATCATGAAGGTGACCATGACGACCGCGAACAGGCCGATCACGGTCTCCATGCCCTCTTGGGCCTGTTGCGGGAGTTCCTGCGACAGGGTGACCAGCCCGACGCCGATCAGCAGGCAGAGCACGACCGCGGCGGCCACGCCGATCCACATCTGCCGTAGCGCGTCGCGCCGGCCGTTCCGGCCGAGGAACGCGGCGATGATGCCGACGATCAGCGCCGCCTCGAGCCCTTCGCGCAGACCGATCACCAGCGTCGGAATCACCGCTGTCGCGCCTCCTTGCGCCGACGTGTGTGGTTCGCCCGTCCGGTATCGACCGGCGGCGATGGGCGAGCACCGCCCGCTCAAACGAGGTCAGGCTAGCCTAACTATCTCGACAGTACAACGTGGGGGTGCTGTGACGGCGCACTCCGTGACCTGCGGCCGCTCGCGGTCCGCGCCGCGACGCTGCAAGACTCGTACCCAGGCGGGACGATCTGGGGGGTATGCATGGGCGGGCACGAGCCGGTCGCCGAGGTCTGGCGCGGTGACTTTCTGGAATCCGAACACCACGGCTCGGTGGTGGCGCTCGACGCCGACAACCGACCGGTACTTGCCGTCGGCGCGCCCGACGTCCCGGTCTACCCGCGCTCCTCGAACAAACCGATCCAGGCCACCGCGATGCTGCGCGCCGGCCTCGAGCTGGACGGCGAACTGCTCGCCCTGGCCAGCGCCAGCCACTCGGGCGAGCCGTACCACCTCGACGGCGTGCGGCGCATCCTCGCCGGCGCCGGCCTCACCCCCGACGACCTGCAGAACACGCTCGGGCTGCCGCTGTCGACCGAGGCGCTCGCCGCGCACTACGCCGCCGGCCGCGGCCCCGAGCGCATCACCATGAACTGCTCCGGCAAGCACGCCGCGATGCTCGCCACCTGCGCCACCGCCGGCTGGCCGACCGAGAACTACCTCGACCCGGGCCATCCGCTGCAACGTGCCGTCCGCCGCACGCTGGAGGACCTCGCCGGCGAGCCGGTCGCCGCGGTCGGTGTCGACGGCTGCGGCGCGCCGCTGTTCGCGGTGTCGCTGGCCGGGCTGGCCCGCGCGTTCGGCCGCATCGCCACCGCACACTCCGGTACCCCGGAGGGCCGGGTCGCCGCCGCCATGCGCGCGCACCCCGAGTACGTCGGCGGTACCGGGCGGGACGTCACCGAGCTGATGCGCCTCGTGCCGGGGTTGATCGCGAAGGACGGCGCCGAAGGCGTGTACGCCGCCGCGCTGCCGGACGGCCGCGCCGCCGCCCTCAAGATCGCGGACGGCGCCGGCCGCGCCCGCCCGCCGGTACTGGTCGCGGCGCTGCGCGCGCTCGGTGCCGACCTCACCGCCGTGGATGCCCTGCCGGCCGAGACCTCGCTGGCCGCCCCGCCGGTACTCGGCCACGGCGAGCCGGTCGGCGAGATCCGCCCGGCCCAAGCTCTGGCGCCGCGCAGCATCGCCCGGCCGTGACGGGCTGGCCGTTCGACGCCCGGCGGCTTGCCCGGCCGTGACGGGCTGAGCGTTCGGCACCGGCGGCTCGCCCCCGCCCGGTGGCGCACCCCGCCGGGCCCGACCAGGTCGATGCCTGACGGTTTGGCCAATCTGGGGAACTCTGGCAACCGATACCGGGCCATTCGGACACCTTCCTCTCCGTAGTGTTCACATTGCTCGACGTGGTTTGCGTCGTAGGGGAGAAGAGCATGCCGCGCGTGACCGGCCGATGATCCGACCGCTGACCAGACTTGTTCGTACCCGCGTCGCGATCCTGGGCTGCGTCCTGCTCACCGCGGCGCTGGCCGGGGTGGCGAGCCATCCGGCCGGTACCGCTGCGGCGCCGGCCCGCGCCACACCGGAGACGGTGCCCGGCTCACCCGGCAGCCCGCAGCCGCCGAGCCCGGTGTTCACCGAGAACTTCGAGAACCGCCAGTCGACGCTGCCCGTACGCCTGGCCGACTACACGGGCACGACCGGCATGACGTACACGGCCGACCCGCCCTGGCCCGTCAACTGCAACGGGTGGATCGCCGCGTTCGACGACCCGCCGGGCACCAACTCCGCGGTGGCGCCGCAGGTACGGGACTGCACGCCGCTGCCGGGCGAGCCCGGCTCCTCGGGCCAGACCGCGTGGAACCAGGTGCGCCAACTCTCCCGGGCGCTCGGCCAGCTGAACGGGTCCACCGACCCGAACGCCGACCACGCCGTCAGCGCGTACACCAACGGACCGGTGAACAACGGAAACCCCGGCGCCGACAAGGTCGAGTTCCACACCGAGCAGCCGATCCCGATCACCGCCCGCGGCCGGTTCCTGACGTTCTCCGTGAACGCCGCCGAAACCGGCTGCACCGCCAACCACAACCACGCCCTGCTCAACTACTTCCTCGTCGACGGCACCACGTCGATCCCGGTGAACGACCAGCCGATCGACCCGTGCACCAGGGGAACCCAGGTCTCGCCCGGCTACTTCGCCGGCACCTTCACCTGGGACGAGCCGTTGCTGTTCACCGGCGACGCGGTCGGCCTGAAGATGGTCAACGCGCAGGGCAGCGGGAACGGCAACGACCACGCCTTCGACGACATCCGGCTGCTCGACGTGACGCCACAGCTGGGCAAGTCCTTCACCCCCGACCGCACCGAGGTCGACGGCAGTTCGGTGCTGACGCTGACCATCACCAACACCGACGACCTGCTCGCCAAGGAGGGCTGGCCGTTCACCGACACGCTGCCCGCCGGGCTGACGCTCACCACCCCGGCGGACGCCAGGACCGACTGCGCCGCCGGTACGGTGCACGCGACCGACGGCGGGTCGAGCATCGGGATCACCGGCGGCGCGCTGTACCGGCGGGGTCGGTTGGTCCCGTCGGCCCGGGCCGGCGTCGGCGCGCCCGACGATCCCACCCCGGTCGGGCACTTCTTCGTCGCCTTCGACCAGCCGGCGCCCGCCGGCGAGCCCGGGTACGGCCCGTTCATCGTGGTCACCTCCGCGCACTCGGAGGCGATCTCGGACTGGGCGGGCTCCGGCGACGCGGTCGTCGGCATCCGCGGGCCGCTCGGCGAGGACGGCCGGATCGGTACCGCGGGAGCCAGGATCTCGCACGGCTGCATCCGCCTGCACGACCGGTCGTTGCGCCGGCTGAAGGGGGTACCGCCCGGCACCCCGATCGACGTGCTCCGCTGATCTCCGTACCGCCCAGGCGGGCCGGGTTCGGTGCCGCCGCTCGGGCCGCCCGCCCGGCCGGCCGGCCCCGCACGGGGCCCGGTGAGACGCCCCCTGGTACCGCACGGCATCGCCCGGCCATGACAAACTGGATCCGGCGCCGCCCGCGGCGCCTCGGAGGGCTCGCCTAGTGGCCGATGGCGGCGGTCTTGAAAACCGCTAGGGCGGTATCCCCGTCCTCGTGGGTTCGAATCCCACGCCCTCCGCTCATCGGGCAAAACGCCCCTCTAGCCCCGGGCCGGCGCCGGCCCGGGATCCGGGGCCGTCAGCGGGCGGGTACGGCGGTCGCCGGCGCGGCGAGGTGGCGGGTCGGGCGGCGAAGGTGCCAGGCGACGGCGGCCAGGGCGGCGATCGCCAGGCACAGCACGGTTTCCAGGGCGGCGCCACCGGTACCGATGGGCGGCATGATCGCGTCGCTGAAGTTCCACGCCGCGTGCAGCACGATCGCGGCCCAGACGCCGCCGCGCAGGTGCTCGGAGACGAACAGCGCCAGGTACGTGATCGGGTAGACCATCACGAAGAACAGCGCGCCCTGGATCGTGAACAGGCCCGTGCTGTGCTGACCGGTACCGACGAGGAGGAACAGCGGCAGGTGCCACAGTCCCCAGGCGGTGCCGAGCACCGCGACGGTGCTGCCGCGGCCGAGGCGATCGCGCAGCCGCGGCTGGGCGTACCCGCGCCAGCCGAACTCCTCCGACAGCGGCCCCGACACGAGCGTGTACGCCAGCGCACCGAGCGGACCGCCGACACCGGCCACGACGACTCCGGCGTGCCGGACGAGCTGCGGCACGTCGCCGCCGTGGAGGAGGAGGGCGGCGAGTACCGGTGCGGCGGCGCCGAGCAGCAGGGCCGCGATCGGCCACAGGCCGAGCCGGACGCCGGAGGGCCGGCGGCGCCTCCCACCGGCCAGCCACAACACCAGTGCGGCCAGCGAGGGACCGCTCGCCGCGAAACCGAACACCATTTGCGCGGGGCCGTGGTTGACATCCACCCGTAGCACCGCGAGCACCAGCCACGGCACCCACGACAGGCCCAGACACACCAGCGCGAACGGCAGCAGCCGCCGCAGACTCGTTCTCAGCACGGTCATCTCCCTCGTTCGGCGTACCAGGATCACTCTGGCGTCCGCGAGGGCAGGCGGCCATGGCGGTAGCCGGACGACCGCGGCGGGGCTAGCCGGACGAGCGGGGCGGGGCTAGCCGGACGAGCGGGGCGGGGGCTTCCCCCCGACGTCGAGCCGCCGCGCGACACTCGACGTCGACGGGTGCCGC
This genomic interval carries:
- the efeU gene encoding iron uptake transporter permease EfeU; this encodes MIPTLVIGLREGLEAALIVGIIAAFLGRNGRRDALRQMWIGVAAAVVLCLLIGVGLVTLSQELPQQAQEGMETVIGLFAVVMVTFMILWMSKHARYMKRDLEGAASDALARGSAGALVAMAFLAVLREGFETSVFLVSVLQNSTSVATGTIGAVLGILIALAIGYGIYRGGVKLNMARFFTATGLVLVLVAAGLVMTALHTAHEAGWLNVGQATAVDLTWLVRPGTVLESLFTGVLGWQARPAVIEAIGWLVYAVPMLCYVAWPRRRKAPAAKKSTQPAPAPVDAA
- a CDS encoding asparaginase; this encodes MGGHEPVAEVWRGDFLESEHHGSVVALDADNRPVLAVGAPDVPVYPRSSNKPIQATAMLRAGLELDGELLALASASHSGEPYHLDGVRRILAGAGLTPDDLQNTLGLPLSTEALAAHYAAGRGPERITMNCSGKHAAMLATCATAGWPTENYLDPGHPLQRAVRRTLEDLAGEPVAAVGVDGCGAPLFAVSLAGLARAFGRIATAHSGTPEGRVAAAMRAHPEYVGGTGRDVTELMRLVPGLIAKDGAEGVYAAALPDGRAAALKIADGAGRARPPVLVAALRALGADLTAVDALPAETSLAAPPVLGHGEPVGEIRPAQALAPRSIARP
- a CDS encoding L,D-transpeptidase, whose translation is MIRPLTRLVRTRVAILGCVLLTAALAGVASHPAGTAAAPARATPETVPGSPGSPQPPSPVFTENFENRQSTLPVRLADYTGTTGMTYTADPPWPVNCNGWIAAFDDPPGTNSAVAPQVRDCTPLPGEPGSSGQTAWNQVRQLSRALGQLNGSTDPNADHAVSAYTNGPVNNGNPGADKVEFHTEQPIPITARGRFLTFSVNAAETGCTANHNHALLNYFLVDGTTSIPVNDQPIDPCTRGTQVSPGYFAGTFTWDEPLLFTGDAVGLKMVNAQGSGNGNDHAFDDIRLLDVTPQLGKSFTPDRTEVDGSSVLTLTITNTDDLLAKEGWPFTDTLPAGLTLTTPADARTDCAAGTVHATDGGSSIGITGGALYRRGRLVPSARAGVGAPDDPTPVGHFFVAFDQPAPAGEPGYGPFIVVTSAHSEAISDWAGSGDAVVGIRGPLGEDGRIGTAGARISHGCIRLHDRSLRRLKGVPPGTPIDVLR
- a CDS encoding CPBP family intramembrane glutamic endopeptidase, translated to MLRTSLRRLLPFALVCLGLSWVPWLVLAVLRVDVNHGPAQMVFGFAASGPSLAALVLWLAGGRRRRPSGVRLGLWPIAALLLGAAAPVLAALLLHGGDVPQLVRHAGVVVAGVGGPLGALAYTLVSGPLSEEFGWRGYAQPRLRDRLGRGSTVAVLGTAWGLWHLPLFLLVGTGQHSTGLFTIQGALFFVMVYPITYLALFVSEHLRGGVWAAIVLHAAWNFSDAIMPPIGTGGAALETVLCLAIAALAAVAWHLRRPTRHLAAPATAVPAR